The sequence TGTACGGTTGTATCGAGGGGATCGGTCCCGAACTCGCTGCGACCCTCTACAAGCGCTACCCTACTGTCGAGTCGCTGCTCGAGGCCTCTCTCGAGGACCTCACGGAGATCGAGGGGATCGGCGAGCGGCGGGCGCGGACGATCGACGCCGCGTTTCGCGAGGACGGACGTCCGGAGTAACGCCGCAGCGAGCAGCGGTCAGGAGCGCAGGTCGAACGGTTCGATTGTGTCGGTACCACCGGCGTGTAACGTTCACGCGGCCAGCGGACCGTTCAGACTCAGGCCGGCCCCTTATCCCGGCCGACTGGCTACGGGCTGACGCGATGGTTGGTTTTCGAGACCGCTTACTGCTACTGACCGGTGGCGCGACCGCGATTGCGATCGGTGCCGTACTGGCCAGCAGCGGCCTCGTCGACGTCGGAATCGGCGACCGGGTGAGTTCCGGCGTCGTCACGGGCGTCTCGCTGCTGGTGCTCTCGCTGATCGCCGCAGGGTGGTACGAATCGCAGGACCAGGAATTTGACTCGTGACGTCCGTGGGGGCTGACGACGACCGTAGTCGTCTGGCACCGTCCGTAGCGACCTGACTCGAGGGGCATCGAACGACGAGATCGAATCCAGCGTCTAGTCGGTTCGATCGACCGGCCATGCCGTCTCCATTGGAATCCACTTCTCTTCGGGATCGACGCGACCCGCGCGGACGGCGTTGAGGACGGCCCCGAGCAGGAGACAGAGCCCGCCCAGGTACACCCACGTCAGGAGCAACAGGACGGCGCCGGCGATCCCGAACAGGGCGACGCTCTCGGACGCCGAGACATAGAATCGGAACCCGACGGCCAGGACGGTCCAGGAGACCGCCGCGAAGGCCGTCCCGGGGAGCACCTCGCCGACCGAGACGTCGGGCTGGGGAAAGAGGTAGTACATCGGGAAGAAGACCGCGAGCAGCAGCACGGCCAGCAGCAGGGTGCTGCCGGCCGTCGTCCAGCCGCCGTCGACGACCACCGAGAGGCTGACGCCGACGACGGTGACCAGTGCGACGCCGACCGCGATCGTCACCGTGACGAGGACGGTGTAGAGAGCCGTGACGAGCGTGACCGTCGCCGCCGTCGCCACGTACGACTCGTCCGTCCGGCCGCCGTACACGCCCGTGAACGCGCTGTTGATCGCCTGGAACAGCCGGACGGCGCTCCAGAGCAGGACCGCCACGGCGAGCAGCGCCGCCCGCGTCCGAGCGCTGCCCCCGGTCATCCCCTCGAGGCCGCCGTCGGTCACCGTCCCTTCGAGTCCGGCCGCCGTCTCGAGCGTGGACACCAGCGGCTCGAGGCCGTCGACCAGCGAGGCGCCGACCAGCGCCAGGATGACCAGCGGAACGAGCGTGTTGAACGCGTGGTAGGCCAGTCCCGCGGCCGTGACGC comes from Haloterrigena salifodinae and encodes:
- a CDS encoding YihY/virulence factor BrkB family protein, whose amino-acid sequence is MADSSHLALVRDVVAVAHERQLSVTAAGLAYHAFNTLVPLVILALVGASLVDGLEPLVSTLETAAGLEGTVTDGGLEGMTGGSARTRAALLAVAVLLWSAVRLFQAINSAFTGVYGGRTDESYVATAATVTLVTALYTVLVTVTIAVGVALVTVVGVSLSVVVDGGWTTAGSTLLLAVLLLAVFFPMYYLFPQPDVSVGEVLPGTAFAAVSWTVLAVGFRFYVSASESVALFGIAGAVLLLLTWVYLGGLCLLLGAVLNAVRAGRVDPEEKWIPMETAWPVDRTD